A stretch of the Arachis stenosperma cultivar V10309 chromosome 6, arast.V10309.gnm1.PFL2, whole genome shotgun sequence genome encodes the following:
- the LOC130935298 gene encoding BRI1 kinase inhibitor 1-like, giving the protein MASFQQERNRVEEEEEEVASSKLVSNSNQSCSSPPSNNTSSSSSPSHEFSFTISLNSHHHHHHHHHHSSFTNTNNNIFNSTNNNNNNIDLSPADEIFFHGHLLPLHLLSHLPQSPRSSSNSMDSFTLPIRELLEDENVNPIKENGTSNNIICNNNNKEEGGDNKKNSKGNKLFKPSFSLFGLKKGLKGSSKVREKEEKENHKKKRLNFDVIHDAMKKYLRMVQQPLVLFRRRSNSISRDKYRINGKSSYSYSSGNVTPNSNKDLFRGYWNQYSAPASMRTSPTNSGLLVPTPTTLHSSHGARDSTMEELQAAIQAAIAHCKNSIAKEEKKLKCSDIRSGLI; this is encoded by the coding sequence ATGGCATCTTTTCAACAAGAAAGGAATagagttgaagaagaagaagaagaagtagcatCATCAAAGTTAGTATCAAATTCAAATCAAAGTTGTTCTTCTCCACCTTCAAATAATacttcatcatcttcatcaccATCTCATGAATTCTCCTTCACAATCTCTCTCAACtctcatcaccatcatcatcatcatcatcatcatagtTCCTTCACCAACACCAACAACAACATATTCAATAGTActaacaacaataacaacaatatTGATTTATCTCCTGCTGATGAAATCTTCTTCCATGGTCACTTGCTCCCTCTTCATCTCCTCTCACACCTTCCTCAATCACCTCGTTCTTCATCAAACTCCATGGACAGTTTCACTCTCCCCATAAGAGAGCTTCTAGAAGATGAAAACGTTAACCCCATCAAAGAAAATGGCACCAGCAACAACATCATctgcaacaacaacaacaaagaagaagGTGGTGACAACAAGAAGAATAGTAAAGGTAACAAGCTATTCAaaccttctttctctttgtttggATTGAAAAAAGGGCTAAAAGGGTCATCAAAAGTTAgagaaaaagaggaaaaggagaatcacaagaagaaaagattgaattttgatgtgaTCCATGATGCAATGAAGAAGTACTTGAGAATGGTTCAACAACCATTAGTACTATTTAGAAGGAGAAGTAATAGTATTAGTAGAGACAAGTATAGGATCAATGGAAAGagttcttattcttattcttcaGGGAATGTTACACCAAATAGTAACAAAGATTTGTTCAGAGGTTATTGGAATCAATACTCAGCACCAGCTTCAATGAGAACATCACCAACAAATAGTGGCCTTCTTGTTCCAACACCAACAactcttcattcttctcatgGTGCCAGAGATAGCACCATGGAAGAGTTACAAGCTGCAATTCAAGCTGCAATTGCTCATTGTAAGAACTCAATTgcaaaagaagagaagaaactCAAATGTTCAGATATTCGATCTGGTCTGATCTAG
- the LOC130935297 gene encoding probable protein phosphatase 2C 12 encodes MSGGTKGEHHQTVPLSVLLKRELASEKIEKPEIVSGQAGQSKKGEDFTLIKTECQRVVGDGVSTFSVFGLFDGHNGTAAAIYSKENLLNNVLSAVPPDLNRDEWVAALPRALVAGFVKTDKDFQDKGQKSGTTVTFVIIEGWVVTVASVGDSRCVLESGEGGLYYLSADHRLETNEEERVRITSSGGEVGRLNTGGGTEVGPLRCWPGGLCLSRSIGDMDIGEFIVPVPYVKQVKLSTAGGRLVICSDGVWDSLSAEAVLDSCRGMSAETAASHIVKEAVEAKGLRDDTTCIVVDILPHEKPPAPAPHRKKKGIMKSMFRKKSSESSSYNEKDYLEPDVVEELYEEGSAMLSERLDTKYPLCNMFKLFMCAVCQVEIKPGEGVSIFEGAPNPRKLRPWDGPFLCTSCQDKKEAMEGKKASGRHSSGSDDD; translated from the exons ATGTCTGGTGGTACGAAGGGCGAACACCACCAAACGGTTCCCCTATCGGTGTTGTTGAAGCGCGAATTGGCGAGCGAGAAGATCGAGAAGCCAGAGATTGTTTCAGGCCAAGCAGGGCAGAGCAAGAAAGGGGAGGATTTCACCCTCATCAAAACTGAATGCCAGAGGGTGGTGGGGGATGGGGTCTCCACATTTTCTGTTTTTGGG CTATTTGATGGACACAATGGAACTGCTGCTGCTATTTATTCTAAGGAGAATCTTCTAAATAATGTTTTAAGTGCGGTTCCTCCTGATCTTAACAGAGATGAGTGGGTAGCAGCATTGCCTAGGGCATTGGTTGCAGGCTTTGTAAAAACTGACAAAGATTTTCAGGACAAAG GACAAAAATCTGGAACCACTGTAACGTTTGTGATTATAGAAGGATGGGTTGTAACTGTTGCATCAGTTGGTGATTCACGTTGCGTGCTTGAATCTGGTGAAGGTGGGCTTTATTATTTGTCAGCAGATCATAGGCTAGAAACAAATGAAGAGGA GAGGGTGCGAATCACCTCTAGCGGGGGTGAGGTTGGTCGGCTAAACACCGGGGGAGGCACAGAG GTTGGGCCGTTAAGATGTTGGCCTGGTGGCTTGTGTCTTTCACGGTCAATTGGTGATATGGATATTGGCGAATTTATTGTCCCAGTGCCGTATGTAAAGCAAGTGAAG TTGTCCACCGCTGGAGGCAGGCTAGTTATCTGCAGTGATGGGGTCTGGGATTCTCTATCTGCAGAAGCAGTCTTAGATTCTTGTCGTGGCATGTCAGCGGAGACAGCAGCATCACATATTGTTAAA GAAGCTGTAGAAGCAAAAGGACTTAGAGATGATACAACCTGCATCGTTGTTGATATATTACCGCATGAGAAGCCACCTGCTCCTGCACCACATcgaaagaagaaaggaataatgAAGTCCATGTTTCGTAAAAAGTCATCTGAGTCATCTTCTTATAACGAGAAAGACTACTTGGAGCCAGACGTGGTAGAGGAATTGTACGAAGAAGGATCTGCTATGCTTTCAGAGAG GTTAGATACAAAATATCCTCTCTGCAACATGTTCAAGTTGTTTATGTGTGCAGTGTGTCAAGTAGAGATAAAACCAGGGGAGGGTGTTTCAATATTTGAGGGTGCGCCCAACCCTCGTAAACTGCGTCCATGGGATGGACCTTTCCTCTGTACAAGTTGTCAAGATAAGAAAGAAGCCATGGAAGGGAAAAAAGCATCAG GTAGACATAGCAGTGGAAGTGATGATGATTAA
- the LOC130935985 gene encoding origin of replication complex subunit 2, producing MNMDEIMDEEEEEFEFSRNYFLAKEHGSSSAKKSTNKLTDINLVDEQELREASLHIQPKHEKEIACLMDSYKNMYPEWVLALRSGFSLLMYGFGSKKVLLEDFASTALTEYSVVVINGYLQTINLKQVLITLAELLHDQVKAKRKASSRDLPKSQQPSNSQSIEDLLTFLDEAEIEEDGYVICVIIHNIDGPGLRDFETQQYLARLAACTHICIVASIDHVNAPLYWDKNMAHTQFNWCWYHVPTFAPYKVEGMFYPLILAHGGANQSVKTATIVLQSLTPNAQSVFKVLAEHQLSHPEEGMPISDLYSVCRERFLVSSQVTLNSHLTEFKDHELVKIKRDSDGQDCLHIPLAAEALQKVLLEIS from the exons ATGAACATGGATGAAATTAtggatgaggaagaagaggaattCGAGTTCTCCAGAAATTATTTCCTTGCTAAGGAACACGGCAGCTCCTCTGCTAAGAAATCCACTAACAAGCTCACTGACATCAACCTTGTTGATGAACAG GAACTGAGGGAAGCTTCATTGCACATTCAACCAAAGCATGAAAAAGAGATTGCATGCTTAATGGATTCCTACAAAAACATGTACCCTGAATGGGTTCTTGCTTTAAG ATCTGGTTTTTCCCTTCTGATGTATGGATTTGGATCTAAGAAGGTGTTGCTTGAAGATTTTGCTTCAACAGCTCTGACAGAATATTCTGTAGTTGTAATAAACGGTTACCTTCAGACCATTAACTTAAAACAG GTTTTGATAACTCTAGCGGAATTGCTGCATGATCAAGTGAAAGCTAAACGAAAGGCTTCCTCTCGGGACTTGCCCAAGAGCCAGCAGCCATCCAATTCTCAATCCATTGAAGATCTTCTTACATTTTTGGATGAAGCTGAAATAGAAGAGGATGGTTATGTTATTTGTGTTATAATTCACAATATTGATGGACCTGGATTAAGGGACTTTGAAACTCAACAGTATCTTGCTCGATTAGCTGCATGTACCCATATTTGCATTGTTGCATCAATTGATCATGTGAATGCGCCCTTAT ATTGGGACAAGAACATGGCTCACACACAGTTCAACTGGTGCTGGTATCATGTTCCTACATTCGCCCCTTATAAGGTTGAAGGAATGTTTTATCCTCTGATTCTGGCACACGGTGGTGCGAACCAAAGTGTCAAAACAGCTACCATAGTTTTGCAAAGTTTGACACCAAATGCGCAGAGTGTATTCAAAGTTCTGGCTGAGCATCAACTCTCTCACCCTGAAGAAG GAATGCCAATCAGTGATCTCTACTCGGTTTGTCGAGAACGTTTCCTTGTTAGCAGCCAGGTTACATTGAACTCTCATTTGACTGAGTTTAAGGACCATGAGCTTGTCAAGATTAAGAGGGATTCTGATGGTCAAGATTGCTTGCACATCCCTTTGGCAGCAGAAGCACTTCAGAAAGTGCTGCTTGAGATCAGTTAG